In Paractinoplanes brasiliensis, the following proteins share a genomic window:
- the rlmB gene encoding 23S rRNA (guanosine(2251)-2'-O)-methyltransferase RlmB, with protein MPGNSQNASKRATSKKGAPVGSGGKNRSGLKGRGKTLPADERPWHKGYSGTEKLPEKTARKQEKERRAAAAEGRAPKVGIPGSKDTTWGRGGGRAYGKQAPQRGRATGRSGPRIAPGRRSNPTKEGPELLLGRNPVVEALRAAVPATALYVAQGIDIDERVAEIVRTAGDRGIPILEIGRNELDRMTGGVLHQGIGLQVPPFAYEDFDDLLAAALEQPTPLLVAMDGITDPRNVGAVIRSVAAFGGHGVFMTERRAAGITATAWRTSAGAAARVPVSQVVNLTRAIKKAQESGFIAIGLDADGETNLYELEAAVGPLLVVVGSEGRGLSRLVGETCDLRVSIPMASDVESLNASVAAAVTLAEVSRRRTTH; from the coding sequence ATGCCGGGAAACAGTCAGAACGCCAGCAAGCGGGCGACCTCGAAGAAGGGCGCACCGGTCGGCTCCGGCGGCAAGAACCGCTCGGGCCTCAAGGGCCGCGGCAAGACCCTGCCCGCCGACGAGCGCCCGTGGCACAAGGGCTACTCCGGCACCGAGAAGCTGCCCGAAAAGACCGCTCGTAAGCAGGAAAAGGAGCGCCGCGCCGCGGCAGCCGAGGGCCGCGCTCCCAAGGTCGGCATCCCCGGCTCCAAGGACACCACGTGGGGCCGCGGCGGCGGCCGCGCCTACGGCAAGCAAGCCCCCCAGCGTGGACGCGCCACGGGCCGCAGTGGCCCCCGCATCGCCCCCGGCCGCCGCTCCAATCCCACCAAGGAGGGCCCCGAGCTCCTGCTCGGCCGCAACCCGGTGGTCGAGGCGCTCCGTGCCGCAGTCCCCGCCACGGCCCTGTACGTGGCCCAGGGCATCGACATCGACGAGCGGGTGGCCGAAATCGTCCGCACCGCGGGCGACCGAGGCATCCCCATCCTCGAAATCGGCCGCAACGAACTCGACCGCATGACCGGCGGCGTCCTCCACCAAGGCATCGGCCTCCAGGTCCCGCCTTTCGCCTACGAGGACTTCGACGACCTCCTGGCCGCGGCCCTCGAGCAGCCCACCCCCCTGCTCGTAGCCATGGACGGCATCACCGACCCAAGAAACGTAGGCGCAGTAATCCGCTCAGTTGCTGCCTTCGGCGGCCACGGCGTCTTCATGACAGAACGAAGGGCCGCCGGCATCACCGCCACCGCTTGGCGGACCAGCGCAGGCGCAGCCGCCCGAGTCCCCGTCTCCCAGGTGGTAAACCTGACCCGAGCCATCAAAAAGGCCCAGGAGTCCGGATTTATCGCCATCGGCCTGGACGCAGACGGCGAAACAAACCTCTACGAGCTGGAAGCAGCCGTAGGCCCGCTCCTGGTAGTAGTCGGCTCCGAGGGCCGCGGTCTGTCCCGCCTGGTAGGCGAAACCTGCGACCTACGCGTCTCCATCCCCATGGCCTCAGACGTAGAGTCCCTGAACGCCTCAGTAGCAGCAGCCGTAACCCTCGCCGAGGTCTCCCGCCGCCGCACCACCCACTGA
- a CDS encoding ABC transporter ATP-binding protein, with translation MATVTYDKASRIYPGSERPAVNELNLEIGDGEFLVLVGPSGCGKSTSLRMLAGLEDVDRGRILIEGKDVTNLPPKSRDIAMVFQNYALYPHMSVYENMAFALKLRKTSKAEIDRRVKEAAALLQLDEYLSRKPKALSGGQRQRVAMGRAIVREPQVFLMDEPLSNLDAKLRVQTRSQIASLQAKLGVTTVYVTHDQVEAMTMGHRVAVMLDGVLQQVDTPRALYDTPGNVFVAGFMGSPAMNLKTVPLTEAGGKFGSFNVPLTREQVAAAQSGGGKVTIGFRPEAAELTSEAAGALPIVVDLVEDLGSDANVYGHADLDGDSERFVVRTDRRSMPNMGETVYVRPQTSAIHVFNAESGARI, from the coding sequence ATGGCTACCGTTACGTATGACAAGGCGTCCCGGATCTACCCGGGTTCTGAGCGTCCCGCGGTCAACGAGTTGAACCTCGAGATCGGCGACGGAGAGTTCCTCGTTCTGGTCGGCCCTTCGGGTTGTGGCAAGTCCACCAGCCTGCGCATGCTCGCCGGCTTGGAGGATGTGGACCGTGGCCGCATCCTGATCGAGGGCAAGGACGTCACGAATCTTCCGCCGAAGTCCCGCGACATCGCGATGGTCTTCCAGAACTACGCTCTCTACCCGCACATGTCGGTGTACGAGAACATGGCGTTCGCTCTGAAGCTGCGGAAGACCTCGAAGGCGGAGATCGACCGCCGGGTGAAGGAGGCTGCGGCGCTTCTGCAGCTCGACGAGTACCTGTCGCGTAAGCCGAAGGCGCTTTCCGGTGGCCAGCGCCAGCGTGTCGCCATGGGTCGCGCGATTGTGCGTGAGCCGCAGGTGTTCCTCATGGATGAGCCGCTGTCGAACCTTGACGCGAAGCTCCGGGTGCAGACCCGTTCGCAGATCGCCTCGCTGCAGGCCAAGCTGGGTGTCACCACGGTTTACGTGACGCACGACCAGGTTGAGGCCATGACGATGGGTCACCGGGTGGCCGTCATGCTCGATGGTGTGCTGCAGCAGGTGGACACCCCGCGCGCCCTGTACGACACCCCCGGGAACGTTTTCGTGGCGGGCTTCATGGGTTCGCCGGCCATGAACCTCAAGACGGTTCCGCTGACGGAGGCGGGCGGCAAGTTCGGCTCGTTCAATGTTCCGCTGACCCGCGAGCAGGTCGCGGCGGCGCAGAGCGGCGGCGGCAAGGTCACCATCGGTTTCCGCCCGGAGGCCGCCGAGCTGACCTCGGAGGCGGCGGGCGCGCTGCCGATCGTCGTCGACCTGGTCGAGGACCTGGGTTCGGACGCGAACGTCTACGGTCACGCCGACCTGGACGGTGACTCGGAGCGGTTCGTGGTTCGTACGGACCGTCGCAGCATGCCGAACATGGGCGAGACGGTTTACGTCCGTCCGCAGACGTCCGCGATCCACGTGTTCAACGCGGAGTCGGGCGCTCGTATCTGA
- the cysS gene encoding cysteine--tRNA ligase gives MSLRLYDTATRSVRDFVPLTPGKVGIYLCGLTVQSVPHIGHLRGGVNYDVLRRWLMHTNYEVTFIRNVTDVDDKILEKAQAQGRPFWAIAHANRLVLDANYRDLNVLPATYEPLATGHITEMHDLIAELIRRERAYPAQGGSGDVYFDVMSYPQYGALSGQNPDDMRPPSDGGEPDKRDYRDFALWKGVKADEPIDASWPSPWGRGRPGWHIECSAMARRYLGDEFDIHGGGLDLTFPHHENEIAQSHSAGLPFARNWVHNALLNLGDAKMSKSLGNVIDVEAVQAMGIRLVELRYYLATPHYRSRIDYSDEALQEAAVAYRRIEGFVQRATEVVGPGRPKDVPPAFAAAMNDDLNTSAALAVVHDHIREGNTALAAGDEAGIRGAITAVRAMLGVLGLDPLDEAWTGKATQNDLKPVVDSLVNLALEQRTQARARKDWAAADSVRDQLKNAGIQVEDTPAGPRWTVGDH, from the coding sequence GTGAGTTTGCGCTTGTATGACACCGCGACCCGATCGGTTCGGGACTTCGTCCCGTTGACGCCCGGTAAGGTCGGTATCTACCTGTGCGGGCTCACTGTGCAGTCGGTGCCCCATATCGGGCATCTGCGCGGCGGCGTCAACTACGACGTGCTGCGCCGGTGGCTTATGCACACCAACTACGAGGTCACGTTCATCCGCAACGTCACCGACGTCGATGACAAGATCCTCGAGAAGGCGCAGGCGCAGGGCCGGCCGTTCTGGGCCATCGCCCACGCCAACAGGCTGGTGCTCGACGCCAACTACCGCGACCTCAACGTGCTGCCGGCGACCTACGAGCCACTCGCGACCGGCCACATCACCGAGATGCACGACCTGATCGCCGAGCTGATCCGCCGGGAGCGGGCCTACCCCGCGCAGGGCGGCAGCGGCGACGTCTACTTCGACGTGATGTCCTACCCGCAGTACGGCGCCCTGTCGGGTCAGAACCCCGACGACATGCGGCCGCCGAGCGACGGCGGTGAGCCCGACAAGCGCGACTACCGCGACTTCGCCCTGTGGAAAGGTGTGAAGGCCGACGAGCCGATCGATGCGTCCTGGCCGTCGCCGTGGGGCCGCGGCCGCCCCGGCTGGCACATCGAGTGCTCCGCCATGGCCCGGCGCTACCTCGGCGACGAGTTCGACATCCACGGCGGCGGGCTCGACCTGACCTTCCCCCACCACGAGAACGAGATCGCCCAGTCCCACTCGGCCGGGCTGCCGTTCGCCCGTAACTGGGTGCACAACGCGCTGCTCAACCTGGGTGACGCCAAGATGAGCAAGTCGCTGGGCAACGTGATCGACGTGGAAGCGGTGCAGGCGATGGGCATCCGCCTGGTCGAGCTGCGCTACTACCTGGCCACCCCGCACTACCGCTCCCGCATCGACTACTCCGACGAGGCGCTGCAAGAGGCCGCGGTGGCGTACAGGCGGATCGAGGGCTTCGTGCAGCGGGCCACCGAGGTCGTCGGCCCGGGCCGCCCGAAAGACGTGCCGCCCGCGTTCGCCGCGGCGATGAACGACGACCTCAACACGTCGGCCGCGCTGGCCGTCGTGCACGACCACATCCGCGAGGGCAACACCGCGCTCGCGGCCGGCGACGAGGCCGGCATCCGCGGGGCGATCACCGCCGTCCGCGCGATGCTCGGCGTGCTCGGCCTCGACCCGCTGGACGAGGCCTGGACCGGCAAGGCGACGCAGAACGACCTCAAGCCGGTCGTCGACTCCCTGGTCAATCTGGCCCTGGAGCAGCGCACCCAGGCGCGCGCACGCAAGGACTGGGCGGCCGCCGACTCGGTGCGCGACCAGCTCAAGAACGCGGGAATTCAGGTGGAGGACACTCCGGCCGGTCCGCGCTGGACGGTAGGAGACCACTGA